In Entelurus aequoreus isolate RoL-2023_Sb linkage group LG02, RoL_Eaeq_v1.1, whole genome shotgun sequence, one genomic interval encodes:
- the LOC133662888 gene encoding small EDRK-rich factor 2-like: MTRGNQRELARQKNAKKANDGGKGKRGDDGLSAAARKQRDAEIMQQKQKKSDGSDGGKEPPKSK; the protein is encoded by the exons ATGACCA GGGGAAATCAACGTGAGCTTGCACGCCAAAAGAATGCCAAGAAGGCGAATGACGGCGGCAAAGGGAAGAGGGGCGATGACGGGCTGTCGGCTGCTGCTCGGAAGCAGAG GGATGCTGAAATAATGCAGCAAAAGCAGAAAAAGTCGGACGGCAGCGACGGAGGAAAAGAACCCCCAAAGTCCAAGTGA